The Ranitomeya imitator isolate aRanImi1 chromosome 3, aRanImi1.pri, whole genome shotgun sequence genome has a window encoding:
- the LOC138671449 gene encoding zinc finger and SCAN domain-containing protein 2-like, translated as MQGAMELTEHPPHALCTETIATDGSGSTCPKREPPRRRRKPAKTHRKLTTSSPERLSLHLLKCYEFIAHPHDSNVHSCSEGSMLAEGKPAGGHDPIISTSKGRIPVSIKTETHSVVEDSSLASDVPKPSTDRPLRSQKRNSTKAKPFLCTVCGKRFSQKSLLIQHHRNHTGERPYPCMECGKGFTSCSLLIRHHKIHTGEKPFACQECSKSFSESSQLVRHQRTHTGERPYTCIECGKSFSESSKLVIHQRTHTGERPYSCSDCGKSFSVRSHLITHKRTHTGERPYTCNECGKSFSESSKLVMHQRIHTGEKPYTCTACGKSFSQRSVLVTHQRIHTGEKPYTCPECGKCFIDKVGCDRHRVTHSNEKPFQCLLCGKNFSRNSDYNKHQRTHTGEKPYSCLQCGKNFSWSYQLVRHQRVHTGEKPYTCIECGRSFCWSYQLVTHQKTHSMENSYM; from the exons ATGCAGGGTGCAATGGAGCTGACAGAGCATCCGCCACATGCTTTGTGTACTG AAACCATCGCTACAGATGGATCCGGTAGCACATGTCCGAAGAGAGAGCCACCGAGGAGACGACGAAAACCAGCCAAAACCCATCGCAAGCTGACCACAAGCTCCCCGGAGAGACTTTCCTTACACCTACTAAAATGTTATGAATTCATTGCCCACCCTCACGATAGCAATGTGCACTCCTGCAGTGAGGGGTCCATGCTTGCCGAGGGGAAACCAGCCGGGGGGCATGACCCCATAATAAGTACATCCAAGGGTCGCATCCCGGTATCTATTAAGACAGAGACTCACAGCGTTGTTGAGGACTCTTCTCTGGCATCAGATGTGCCAAAACCTTCCACAGACCGGCCGTTACGCTCACAAAAgagaaacagtacaaaggcaaagcCATTCCTTTGCACCGTGTGCGGAAAGAGATTTAGCCAGAAGTCCTTGCTTATTCAGCATCACCGAAACCACACAGGGGAGAGACCGTACCCATGTATGGAGTGTGGCAAGGGCTTCACGTCCTGCTCGCTGCTCATTCGACACCATAAGatacacacaggagaaaagccgttCGCTTGTCAAGAATGTAGCAAAAGCTTCAGTGAAAGTTCCCAATTAGTCCGCCACCAGAGGACCCACACGGGTGAACGGCCATACACATGTATCGAGTGTGGAAAAAGTTTTAGTGAAAGTTCTAAGCTGGTTATTCATCAGAGGACGCACACCGGAGAGCGTCCGTATTCATGTAGTGACTGCGGGAAGAGTTTCAGTGTACGCTCTCATCTCATCACACACAAGAGAACTCACACCGGGGAACGGCCATATACCTGCAATGAGTGTGGTAAGAGCTTCAGCGAGAGCTCCAAGCTGGTCATGCATCAGAGGATacacactggagagaagccataCACATGTACAGCTTGTGGGAAGAGCTTCAGCCAGAGGTCTGTACTGGTAACCCACCAAAGGATacatacaggggagaaaccatacACCTgcccagaatgtgggaagtgtttcatTGATAAGGTGGGCTGTGACCGACATCGCGTCACCCACAGTAATGAGAAGCCTTTCCAGTGCCTGCTCTGTGGAAAAAACTTTAGTCGCAACTCTGACTATAAtaaacaccagagaacccacactggggagaagccatacAGTTGTTTGCAATGTGGGAAGAACTTCAGCTGGAGTTATCAGCTTGTCAGACATCAGCGTGTCCACACTGGGGAGAAACCGTACACCTGCATTGAATGTGGGCGGAGCTTCTGCTGGAGCTATCAACTTGTGACCCATCAAAAGACCCACTCTATGGAAAACTCCTACATGTAG